In Spea bombifrons isolate aSpeBom1 chromosome 12, aSpeBom1.2.pri, whole genome shotgun sequence, the following proteins share a genomic window:
- the LOC128469720 gene encoding testicular acid phosphatase homolog: MTRRTCDEATGLHIRIFRHGDRAPLDTYPTDPYKETIWESGLQQLTKEGVRQQHALGQYLRKRYEHFLSPTYSRREIYVRSTDYDRTLMSAQANLAGLFPPQSSQLWNPDLRWQPIPVHTVPVAQDRLLKFPSKDCPRYYELMKETLQQPDYQNQIRSWKEFTERLANYTGYNTEHTSTHRVWKVYDTLFCQKSHNYTLPPWATLDVLQTLEEITAFDIKSHVELHRSNEKARLTGGILVDAIIRNFSDAIKKSSPLKMVMYSAHDSTLIALQAALKVYNGIHPPYASCHIFEFHAESDGTHSVRMYYRNDSSREPYELVLPGCASPCPLMSFSQLTAPVIPQDWVTECGSEDRGQKTDATTLALAITVAILGLALGTLLIWTWRSRPKPWPGH, encoded by the exons ATGACGAGGCGGACTTGTGATGAAGCCACCGGTTTGCACATTCGG ATCTTCCGACATGGAGACAGGGCTCCCCTCGATACGTACCCAACAGATCCTTACAAGGAAACAATTTGGGAAAGTGGATTGCAACAGTTAACGAAG GAGGGCGTGAGGCAGCAGCATGCTTTGGGACAATATCTGAGGAAGAGATACGAACATTTCTTGAGCCCGACCTACAGCAGACGCGAG ATATATGTGCGTAGCACGGACTATGACCGGACCCTAATGAGTGCTCAGGCAAATCTGGCAGGACTCTTTCCTCCTCAAAGTTCTCAGCTATGGAATCCAGACCTGCGATGGCAACCAATCCCCGTTCATACGGTGCCCGTCGCCCAAGATCGG ctCTTGAAATTCCCTTCGAAAGATTGTCCCCGATACTATGAGCTGATGAAGGAGACCTTACAACAACCCGATTACCAGAACCAGATAAGGAGCTGGaag GAGTTCACGGAGCGTCTAGCAAATTACACCGGATACAACACAGAGCACACGAGCACCCACCGGGTCTGGAAGGTCTACGATACACTTTTCTGCCAG AAATCCCACAACTATACCTTACCCCCGTGGGCCACTCTGGACGTGCTTCAAACGCTGGAAGAAATCACTGCTTTTGATATTAAATCCCACGTGGAGCTCCACAGATCCAATGAAAAGGCTCGACTTACGGGGG GGATCCTGGTGGATGCGATAATCAGGAACTTCTCAGACGCGATCAAGAAATCATCTCCTCTAAAGATGGTGATGTACTCAGCG CATGACAGCACCCTCATAGCCTTACAAGCTGCCCTGAAGGTATATAATGGGATCCATCCACCGTACGCATCTTGTCACATCTTTGAGTTTCACGCGGAGAGCGATGG CACCCACAGCGTCCGCATGTACTACAGGAATGACTCCAGCAGAGAACCTTATGAGCTGGTGCTGCCAGGCTGTGCCTCTCCCTGCCCATTAATGAGCTTCTCCCAGCTGACGGCACCGGTCATCCCACAGGACTGGGTGACAGAATGCGGGTCGGAGGACCGCGGCCAGAAAACAG ATGCCACCACGTTGGCTTTAGCCATCACCGTTGCGATTCTTGGACTTGCTCTGGGAACGCTGCTGATTTGGACCTGGAGGTCACGTCCCAAACCATGGCCCGGGCACTAG